The following coding sequences are from one Musa acuminata AAA Group cultivar baxijiao chromosome BXJ2-4, Cavendish_Baxijiao_AAA, whole genome shotgun sequence window:
- the LOC135609657 gene encoding uncharacterized protein LOC135609657 has protein sequence MLRQVSSRNHRRKGEFRAKNALQICIFVAVCVWLLYQMNHSHARRKAYAESFDEGQSDITRFGRKDLLPSTGNADSVVDAKVKEDAEVTEQDTEHEEGAENHRTDGRDKVRAENTPREVGAFEDREHDERSREAREKTFKGDDASSEVVHYSSQDIKHEELTQQARERSFRADDASSAVDHVVQVQEPESETELLDSFKGTNSSVIHEDNSTLPNIEDATTADVLQKTEQTKVDKWNSSSTTGEADENMEEQTDLGIVDHIDNETKPQTYAANESVSHIELGVRSIDLPKNQIKAHKNHTAVSEDWTKAQENQTTSNVNQTSLHPLQGINSTANLQTPWKEDKTENTIMIQKSNKTARPEESEESSKTTAIKDDHKKVLLQQSKDHLHSTAAGEKKDKRDGLSGLKEIQSKVEESGKEEAAE, from the coding sequence ATGCTGCGGCAGGTTTCCAGTAGGAACCATAGACGGAAAGGGGAGTTCAGGGCAAAGAATGCTCTCCAGATTTGCATTTTTGTTGCTGTTTGTGTCTGGCTGCTATACCAGATGAATCACTCTCATGCTCGGAGGAAGGCCTATGCGGAAAGCTTCGATGAAGGGCAGTCCGATATCACGAGGTTTGGCAGGAAGGACCTCCTCCCTAGCACAGGCAACGCAGATTCTGTGGTCGATGCCAAAGTGAAAGAAGATGCTGAAGTCACAGAACAAGATACCGAGCATGAAGAAGGTGCCGAGAACCACAGGACGGATGGGCGAGATAAGGTGAGAGCTGAAAACACTCCTCGCGAAGTGGGCGCCTTTGAGGATCGAGAACACGATGAGCGGTCTCGTGAGGCCCGAGAGAAAACCTTCAAAGGTGATGACGCGTCTAGTGAAGTGGTCCATTATAGTAGCCAAGACATAAAACACGAAGAACTAACTCAGCAGGCACGAGAAAGAAGCTTCAGAGCTGATGATGCTTCTAGTGCTGTTGATCATGTCGTTCAAGTTCAGGAACCCGAATCTGAAACTGAactgttagattcatttaaaggaACTAATTCGAGTGTCATTCATGAGGACAATTCGACTCTCCCTAACATCGAGGATGCTACAACTGCAGATGTTCTCCAGAAAACAGAACAGACGAAGGTAGACAAGTGGAATTCTTCGAGTACCACTGGTGAAGCTGATGAAAACATGGAAGAGCAAACTGATTTAGGAATTGTAGATCACATTGACAATGAAACAAAACCACAGACATATGCAGCAAATGAGTCTGTCAGCCACATAGAATTGGGGGTCAGATCAATAGATTTGCCAAAGAATCAAATCAAAGCCCATAAGAATCATACTGCAGTATCTGAAGATTGGACAAAAGCTCAAGAAAACCAGACAACATCGAATGTAAATCAAACCAGCTTACATCCACTTCAAGGTATAAATTCTACTGCTAATTTGCAAACTCCATGGAAAGAGGACAAGACAGAGAACACAATAATGATACAGAAGTCAAATAAAACTGCCAGACCAGAAGAATCAGAAGAGAGCTCTAAAACAACTGCAATCAAAGATGATCACAAGAAGGTCCTGCTCCAACAATCCAAGGATCACTTGCATAGCACGGCCGCAGGGGAAAAAAAAGACAAGCGAGATGGTCTCTCCGGTTTGAAGGAAATCCAGAGCAAAGTAGAAGAGAGTGGTAAAGAGGAAGCCGCAGAGTGA